In Arthrobacter citreus, a single genomic region encodes these proteins:
- a CDS encoding ABC transporter permease subunit: MKKGWTRLPFIFSLLFLTSLVAVSFLYTYVLKDHIKTPPTFLYDGNGKIMKMRPFPPSFDFPFGVDRLGNNLFWLVIDGAKYTILIGLSVSLLRVGLSAFIGIIYGIYLQKMRTLFTTFERAFRFIPAILLVMLFFDVNLFSDATKGFSYIVSIIFWLTIVSLPSLVHAIGNEVSHFSNEDFITASRAIGATKFRIIRKHVMPFLRSRILLMIVQQMISVLLLLIHLGVFRIFVGGSTTIQLDTVNSITFPNSNEWSSLIGVSYKELMLDQWIVFGPSIAFILTLIAFNVMKRMLEGTQEEIAIPKNEKMSSKELNQIKKSDFAFKEAVVTNID, encoded by the coding sequence ATGAAAAAAGGTTGGACGAGACTACCTTTCATCTTCTCATTACTTTTTCTAACTAGTTTAGTTGCCGTAAGTTTCCTTTATACATATGTTTTAAAAGATCACATTAAAACTCCACCAACGTTTTTATATGATGGAAATGGAAAAATCATGAAAATGCGACCATTCCCACCAAGTTTTGATTTTCCTTTCGGGGTCGATCGTTTAGGAAATAACCTTTTTTGGCTAGTCATTGATGGTGCTAAATATACCATTTTAATCGGTTTGAGTGTGAGTTTATTACGCGTTGGATTAAGTGCTTTCATTGGGATTATTTATGGGATTTATTTACAAAAAATGAGAACTCTATTTACAACTTTTGAGCGAGCATTCCGATTTATCCCAGCTATCCTCCTCGTCATGTTGTTTTTTGATGTGAATCTATTTAGTGATGCTACAAAAGGCTTTTCCTATATTGTTTCAATCATTTTTTGGCTAACAATTGTTTCATTACCTTCTCTCGTTCATGCTATTGGCAATGAAGTGAGCCATTTTAGCAACGAAGATTTTATTACAGCATCTAGAGCAATTGGAGCAACAAAGTTTAGGATTATACGAAAACATGTAATGCCATTTCTACGTTCTAGAATCCTACTAATGATCGTTCAGCAAATGATTAGTGTCTTATTATTACTTATTCACCTAGGTGTTTTTCGAATTTTTGTCGGTGGTAGCACAACAATCCAACTAGACACTGTAAACAGCATCACATTCCCGAATTCAAACGAATGGTCTTCCTTAATCGGAGTATCCTACAAAGAGCTAATGCTCGATCAGTGGATTGTCTTTGGACCGAGCATCGCTTTTATTCTTACATTAATAGCTTTTAATGTAATGAAGAGGATGTTAGAGGGTACTCAAGAAGAAATAGCCATTCCAAAAAATGAGAAAATGTCATCAAAAGAACTTAATCAGATAAAGAAGTCTGACTTTGCCTTTAAAGAAGCTGTGGTAACAAATATAGACTGA
- a CDS encoding ABC transporter permease subunit, translated as MSIRYYLWKKFYQLLFTIILIGIIVAFSVSLHTTKTELFHTVLKQLSTFGHSLLHLNEITIKVGPFSKITPLWGYLKEPFIYSFIILSSSFICTITLGIFFSYVTYQLSPKIRKVVKECLFLLQSIPDVMFIFAVQLFIIWLYKKTNILIVDPVAGLEKVYVLPIIVVSILPGIMLFQMSFIAIEEESKKTYVEFAKAKGLSNGWILLRHILRNVVVTLFSHSHYLFWLLVSNLLVVESLFNIHGFFQLLYTALKTPNAFYICLLALFIPFFFIEMIFNLVAIKLTGKEQSE; from the coding sequence ATGAGTATTCGTTATTATCTATGGAAAAAATTTTACCAATTACTATTTACGATCATTTTGATAGGAATCATAGTAGCGTTTTCAGTTAGTTTACATACGACAAAAACTGAACTATTCCATACGGTTTTAAAACAACTTAGTACGTTTGGTCACAGCTTACTTCATTTAAATGAAATAACAATCAAAGTAGGACCCTTTTCAAAAATAACACCTTTATGGGGCTATTTAAAAGAGCCATTTATCTATTCGTTTATTATTCTATCATCTTCTTTTATTTGTACAATCACATTAGGAATCTTCTTTTCCTATGTAACTTATCAGTTATCTCCTAAAATACGAAAAGTCGTCAAAGAATGTTTATTTCTCTTACAAAGTATCCCAGATGTTATGTTTATTTTCGCAGTTCAATTATTCATTATATGGCTCTATAAAAAAACAAATATTCTCATCGTCGATCCCGTCGCAGGACTTGAAAAAGTATATGTACTTCCAATCATAGTCGTGTCTATACTGCCTGGGATCATGTTATTCCAAATGAGTTTTATCGCGATAGAAGAAGAAAGTAAAAAAACATATGTCGAATTTGCAAAAGCAAAAGGTTTATCCAATGGATGGATCTTACTAAGGCATATTCTACGAAACGTTGTAGTAACACTATTTTCGCATTCGCACTACTTATTTTGGCTGCTCGTTTCGAATCTATTAGTTGTTGAATCATTATTTAATATTCATGGTTTTTTTCAATTACTTTATACAGCGTTGAAAACACCTAATGCATTTTACATCTGTTTGCTCGCTTTATTTATTCCATTCTTCTTCATAGAAATGATATTTAATTTAGTCGCGATCAAACTGACAGGAAAGGAGCAATCCGAATGA
- a CDS encoding DUF4259 domain-containing protein — translation MGAWGTGIFDDDTSCDVRDDFIDYLEEGKTVEEATKIILEEYLEEYNINEDLEVLSLVYIGLSAIQMEKNCLQDHLRKSTIELIERGADLELWEESAEKEDYEERKKVLNNFKEKLLKLL, via the coding sequence ATGGGAGCTTGGGGTACAGGAATTTTTGATGATGATACTTCTTGTGATGTAAGAGATGATTTTATTGATTACTTAGAAGAAGGTAAAACAGTTGAAGAAGCAACAAAGATAATTTTGGAAGAGTATTTAGAAGAATACAATATAAATGAGGATTTGGAAGTATTATCGTTAGTATATATTGGTTTGTCTGCAATTCAGATGGAGAAAAATTGCCTACAAGATCATTTAAGAAAAAGTACAATTGAATTAATAGAACGTGGAGCAGATCTTGAACTTTGGGAAGAATCAGCTGAGAAAGAAGATTATGAAGAAAGAAAAAAAGTATTAAACAATTTTAAAGAAAAGCTACTTAAATTATTATAA
- a CDS encoding DUF664 domain-containing protein, with protein MQMFFRYNWSVREEWYRWCEELSEEELLLTRSGGMGSILHTLFHIVDVEWSWIRTIQGKSDFQESFDAYKSLDKVRELDAKFHIEVKNFVDNWDHEMENRLFYDTLPDGKNVTDTWGEIIRHTIAHEIHHIGQLSIWAREIGKTPVSANLIGRGLATHSNK; from the coding sequence TTGCAAATGTTTTTTAGATATAATTGGTCGGTAAGAGAAGAATGGTATAGGTGGTGTGAAGAGTTAAGTGAAGAAGAACTACTGTTGACCCGATCTGGTGGAATGGGAAGTATTTTACATACACTTTTTCATATAGTTGATGTAGAGTGGAGCTGGATTCGTACCATACAAGGCAAATCTGATTTTCAAGAGAGTTTCGATGCTTATAAAAGCTTAGATAAAGTTCGAGAATTGGACGCTAAATTCCATATTGAAGTGAAAAACTTTGTAGACAACTGGGATCATGAAATGGAAAATCGTTTATTTTACGATACCTTACCAGATGGAAAAAATGTGACGGATACTTGGGGTGAAATCATTAGACACACCATTGCACATGAAATTCACCATATAGGACAATTATCAATTTGGGCAAGGGAAATCGGGAAAACACCTGTTTCTGCAAATCTAATTGGACGGGGTCTTGCCACTCATTCGAATAAATAA
- a CDS encoding helix-turn-helix transcriptional regulator gives MNIGMEIKKLRTEKGITLKELSEKSELSIGFISQLERGLTTIAVDSLEKLADTLGVHLTHFFDYPLKRNDMVLRSYEQEIMDSVEGGFIKYSLSTDLENKQLVPRLIEILPQKKDEEILSYKHEGEEFVYVLEGILTVYINDTRHEVYPGDSIHMDSNIAHNWANYTNKKVKLIAVNTPNYLYNRGFDNTDAD, from the coding sequence ATGAATATTGGAATGGAAATAAAGAAATTGAGGACTGAAAAAGGTATTACTTTGAAAGAGTTAAGTGAAAAAAGTGAACTATCTATTGGATTTATATCTCAATTAGAAAGGGGACTGACTACAATAGCAGTTGATTCACTTGAAAAACTAGCTGATACTTTGGGGGTGCATTTAACACATTTTTTTGATTACCCACTTAAAAGGAATGATATGGTTTTGAGAAGTTATGAACAAGAAATAATGGATTCGGTAGAAGGAGGTTTTATTAAGTATAGTTTAAGTACAGATTTGGAAAATAAACAACTTGTTCCAAGGCTTATAGAAATTCTTCCTCAAAAGAAAGATGAAGAAATATTATCCTATAAGCATGAGGGAGAAGAGTTCGTATATGTTTTAGAGGGTATATTAACAGTTTACATAAATGATACGAGGCATGAAGTATATCCTGGTGACAGTATTCATATGGACTCAAATATTGCACACAATTGGGCTAATTACACGAATAAAAAAGTCAAGCTTATAGCTGTTAATACGCCTAATTATCTCTACAATAGAGGATTTGATAATACAGATGCTGACTAG
- the eutH gene encoding ethanolamine utilization protein EutH, with the protein MDKLILYLIGSFFVIGAIDYITGNHLKLGGKFEEGIKTMGTLGLGMIGIISLVPIFTNFLSIVIIPICRVFHLDPSIVPAAFLAVDMGGYQMANKLALSEEMGSFSGIIIASTLGATISFSIPVALGMLSKEDEKYFSKGVLVGIITIPIGCLSAGLWQKININLLIFNLVPIFIFAIILGVGILKVPHVFIKVFNVFGKLIVSLSTVGLLLQGINVIFGVRLVSGLAPLSESTIIVVKIALVLGGAYPMLALINQIFKNSFEKIGGKFGINSVSVAGILGSLASNLLIFGAFKEMNPKGKMVCTAFGVSGAFVFGGQLGFVSGVAPEMIGAFIISKLTAGIISIVLAVWLYERENKEFSLKENGGISNEHQR; encoded by the coding sequence ATGGATAAATTAATATTGTATTTAATTGGTTCTTTTTTTGTAATTGGAGCTATTGATTATATTACCGGAAATCATTTGAAACTGGGTGGGAAATTTGAGGAAGGCATAAAGACCATGGGGACTTTAGGGCTTGGAATGATAGGAATAATTTCTTTAGTTCCTATATTTACAAATTTTTTATCTATTGTGATTATTCCAATCTGTAGAGTTTTTCATCTAGATCCCTCTATAGTTCCAGCAGCATTTTTAGCAGTAGATATGGGTGGCTATCAAATGGCTAATAAATTAGCATTGTCAGAGGAAATGGGATCATTTTCAGGAATCATCATTGCATCTACTTTAGGAGCCACAATTAGTTTTTCAATACCTGTCGCGTTAGGGATGCTTTCTAAAGAGGATGAAAAATATTTTTCTAAAGGTGTGTTGGTTGGAATTATTACTATACCAATAGGATGTCTGTCAGCAGGCTTATGGCAAAAAATAAATATCAATCTATTAATTTTTAATCTGGTCCCTATATTTATTTTCGCCATTATTTTAGGGGTAGGAATATTAAAAGTTCCTCATGTTTTTATAAAAGTTTTTAATGTCTTTGGAAAGCTTATTGTAAGTTTGAGTACTGTTGGATTACTTTTACAAGGTATAAATGTGATATTTGGTGTAAGGCTTGTCTCAGGATTAGCACCACTTTCTGAATCTACTATTATAGTGGTCAAGATTGCACTTGTTTTAGGTGGAGCATATCCCATGTTAGCACTTATTAATCAAATCTTTAAAAATAGCTTTGAAAAAATAGGGGGGAAGTTTGGAATTAATTCAGTGTCAGTAGCAGGTATTTTAGGAAGCTTAGCTAGTAATTTGTTGATATTTGGAGCATTTAAGGAAATGAATCCTAAAGGAAAAATGGTATGTACTGCCTTTGGTGTAAGTGGAGCATTTGTATTTGGTGGTCAACTAGGATTTGTGTCAGGAGTAGCACCAGAAATGATAGGCGCATTTATAATATCAAAGCTTACAGCTGGAATCATTAGTATAGTACTAGCTGTTTGGCTGTATGAACGTGAAAATAAAGAATTTAGTCTTAAAGAAAATGGAGGTATTAGTAATGAACATCAGAGATAG
- a CDS encoding aminopeptidase P family protein encodes MNIRDRVEKLRQLMKENQVDAYIIPSFDAHQSEYVAEHWKCRQWISGFTGSAGTVVITLEDAGLWTDGRYYIQAEKQLENSGIRLFRMMDPEVPFYTEWLADILKEGSIVGFDGNVFSINMVKKMEKDLKAKRIVLKMNQDLIDGIWAGRPEIPKGQIFTHDVKYAGKSRVEKLNEVREEMKNKGGNYYILTSLDDIAWLLNIRGEDVPNNPILIANVIVAEQKCYLFIDSCKVSPVVKLELEADGIELKASDEIQTLLENLLDGDAVILDTNKTNIRLYNAIHNNTKKIESPNITTNLKAIKNEVEIKNLKWCEIKDGLAMVKFIKWLKNSVDYTEITEITAEERLEDFRREQEGFVGPSFDTIAGYKEHAAMMHYKANKETQYTLKNEGLFLIDSGGQYYDGTTDVTRTIVLGKLTDEQKRDFTLVLKGFIALSSVKYLYGATGSNLDVLARQPIWQYGLDYKCGTGHGVGFFLNVHEGPQSIRNDNNNVILEKGMVITNEPGIYLEGKYGIRIENMMLVVEDEKTEFGQFMKFEAITYCPIDLAGINKDMLTESEKQWLNNYHQEVFTKLGPYLNEEEREWLKDETREI; translated from the coding sequence ATGAACATCAGAGATAGGGTCGAAAAGTTAAGGCAGCTAATGAAAGAAAATCAAGTGGATGCTTATATAATTCCAAGTTTTGATGCACATCAGAGTGAATATGTAGCGGAACATTGGAAATGTAGACAATGGATATCAGGATTTACAGGGTCTGCAGGTACTGTAGTTATTACATTAGAGGATGCTGGGTTATGGACAGATGGCAGATACTATATTCAAGCTGAAAAGCAGCTGGAGAACTCAGGAATCAGATTGTTTAGAATGATGGACCCAGAGGTACCATTTTATACAGAATGGCTAGCAGATATCCTTAAAGAAGGAAGTATTGTGGGCTTTGATGGAAATGTTTTTTCAATTAATATGGTTAAAAAGATGGAAAAAGATCTAAAAGCAAAGAGAATAGTATTAAAAATGAATCAAGATTTAATTGATGGTATATGGGCAGGTAGACCGGAAATTCCTAAAGGACAAATTTTTACACATGACGTAAAATATGCAGGCAAATCACGAGTAGAAAAATTAAATGAAGTAAGAGAAGAAATGAAAAATAAAGGAGGAAATTATTATATATTAACTTCACTTGATGACATTGCATGGCTTTTGAATATAAGAGGAGAAGATGTGCCTAACAATCCCATTTTAATAGCTAATGTAATCGTAGCAGAACAAAAATGTTATTTATTTATTGATTCTTGCAAGGTTTCCCCAGTGGTTAAATTAGAACTAGAAGCTGATGGAATCGAGTTAAAAGCGAGTGATGAAATTCAAACATTATTGGAAAATCTTTTAGACGGAGATGCAGTTATTCTAGATACAAATAAAACAAATATCAGATTATATAATGCCATTCACAACAATACAAAGAAAATTGAAAGCCCTAACATCACTACTAATTTAAAAGCTATTAAAAATGAAGTTGAGATAAAAAATTTAAAATGGTGTGAAATAAAAGATGGTTTAGCTATGGTAAAATTTATAAAATGGCTAAAAAACTCTGTAGATTATACAGAAATTACGGAGATTACTGCAGAAGAAAGATTAGAAGATTTCAGAAGGGAGCAGGAAGGATTTGTCGGACCTAGCTTTGATACGATAGCAGGTTATAAAGAACACGCGGCGATGATGCATTATAAAGCTAATAAAGAAACCCAATATACGCTCAAGAATGAAGGTCTTTTTTTAATTGATTCAGGTGGGCAATACTATGATGGAACAACAGATGTTACAAGAACGATTGTTTTAGGAAAACTTACCGACGAACAAAAAAGAGATTTTACTTTGGTGTTAAAAGGGTTTATTGCATTAAGCTCAGTAAAATATTTATACGGAGCAACAGGCTCTAACTTAGATGTTTTAGCAAGACAACCGATTTGGCAGTATGGTTTGGACTATAAATGTGGGACTGGACATGGGGTAGGTTTTTTCTTAAATGTTCATGAAGGACCACAAAGCATAAGGAATGATAATAATAATGTTATTTTAGAAAAAGGTATGGTTATTACGAATGAACCGGGAATATACCTCGAGGGTAAATATGGAATTAGAATTGAAAACATGATGTTAGTAGTTGAAGACGAGAAAACAGAGTTTGGCCAATTTATGAAGTTTGAAGCAATCACGTATTGCCCTATTGATTTAGCCGGTATAAATAAAGATATGTTAACAGAGAGTGAAAAGCAATGGTTAAACAATTATCATCAAGAGGTATTTACAAAGCTGGGTCCTTATTTAAATGAAGAAGAAAGAGAATGGCTAAAGGATGAAACAAGGGAAATATAA
- the ltrA gene encoding group II intron reverse transcriptase/maturase: MNQEWKFKLHSVYGQLLFDRKLTKSFEQVKANKGTGGIDGESIESYESNLNGNILSLLEKLRTKTYKAQPVKRVYIPKKNGKKRPLGIPTIQDRIVQQSLVNVLQPKFEDLLFHNWSVGYRPNRGVQRALQIILWNIEQGYNHIYDCDIKGFFDNIPHKNLIGILKKYVSDRTVLSLIEQWLKVGHMEEGKLIHSDYGTPQGGVISPLLANVYLNELDWEWDLNGIRFVRYADDFLLFAKSKELIEKAASLTKEKLKELGLEISKEKTRVVNFEKDDFDFLGFTFHHWRPNKKVNKPIFHVTPKEESIKDFRLKIKEKTRKTLTLSKEEWVSRVNPIIRGKVNYYVTIIKAIKANEELGQTSHCITRWTRNRLRNLDGYIRRRLRVAFIHKHPTQRKGDKMNSLWNNSFFLKTNLIPSYWLYLNKAFGYTKEQYLNDMKKTTKRNIHTRIKREREKGKEYYNPIRLQKMQNAWNASS, translated from the coding sequence ATGAATCAAGAGTGGAAATTTAAATTACACAGTGTTTATGGTCAATTATTATTCGACCGTAAATTAACAAAAAGCTTCGAACAAGTAAAAGCGAATAAAGGTACAGGTGGAATTGACGGAGAATCAATCGAAAGTTATGAATCTAACTTGAATGGAAATATTTTGTCATTACTTGAAAAGTTAAGAACGAAAACCTACAAAGCACAACCAGTCAAAAGAGTATACATACCTAAGAAAAATGGAAAGAAACGACCATTGGGAATTCCGACAATTCAAGACCGTATTGTTCAACAGAGTTTAGTAAATGTGTTACAACCAAAATTTGAGGATCTACTGTTTCATAATTGGTCAGTAGGATATCGACCAAATCGAGGAGTTCAAAGAGCCCTTCAAATAATCTTATGGAATATAGAACAGGGATATAATCATATATACGATTGTGATATAAAAGGCTTCTTCGATAATATTCCACATAAGAATCTAATCGGAATATTAAAGAAATACGTCTCGGACCGAACGGTCCTTAGTCTCATAGAACAATGGTTAAAGGTTGGACACATGGAAGAAGGAAAACTGATTCATTCTGACTACGGGACTCCTCAAGGTGGAGTAATTTCACCATTACTAGCAAATGTCTATCTTAATGAATTGGATTGGGAATGGGATTTGAATGGTATTCGCTTCGTTCGTTACGCAGATGATTTTCTTTTATTTGCGAAATCAAAAGAATTAATCGAAAAAGCAGCGTCCTTAACTAAAGAAAAGTTGAAAGAGTTAGGATTAGAGATTTCAAAAGAGAAAACTAGAGTAGTCAACTTTGAGAAGGACGATTTCGATTTCCTAGGTTTTACATTTCATCATTGGAGACCGAATAAGAAAGTTAATAAACCTATATTTCATGTGACACCTAAGGAAGAATCAATCAAAGACTTTCGATTGAAAATTAAAGAAAAGACTCGAAAGACTTTAACTCTGAGCAAAGAAGAATGGGTTAGTCGTGTGAATCCAATTATACGTGGAAAAGTCAATTATTATGTGACAATCATCAAAGCGATTAAGGCTAATGAAGAACTAGGTCAGACAAGTCATTGTATTACCAGATGGACGAGAAATCGACTTCGAAATCTAGATGGATACATAAGAAGGCGACTGCGAGTAGCCTTTATTCATAAACATCCAACCCAAAGAAAAGGGGATAAAATGAATAGTTTATGGAATAACTCATTCTTTCTAAAGACTAACCTAATCCCATCTTATTGGCTTTACTTAAATAAAGCTTTCGGCTACACAAAAGAACAATATTTAAATGACATGAAGAAAACAACTAAACGCAACATACATACAAGGATTAAAAGAGAAAGAGAAAAGGGAAAAGAATATTACAACCCTATTCGTCTCCAAAAGATGCAAAATGCCTGGAATGCATCCTCTTGA
- a CDS encoding SnoaL-like domain-containing protein, whose translation MSAEKVVRQFFEKVRSGKEVEAAHYLMADSVLAHQITSENEVCIERTPANYAEHVREMIEVYGEFSLTIKEFIAQDDRVYVRWKQSGIHIGEVDNFRPTNKPVYEIASAVYRVENEKIVEYWIQIDREGIRIQLERNKELSVQ comes from the coding sequence GTGTCTGCAGAAAAAGTCGTTCGGCAATTTTTCGAAAAAGTCCGTTCTGGAAAAGAAGTAGAGGCTGCTCATTATTTAATGGCAGATAGTGTCTTGGCTCACCAAATTACTTCAGAAAATGAAGTGTGCATAGAAAGAACACCAGCCAATTACGCTGAACATGTTCGTGAAATGATCGAAGTGTATGGAGAATTCAGTTTAACTATAAAAGAGTTTATAGCACAAGATGATCGAGTCTATGTAAGATGGAAACAATCTGGGATACACATTGGTGAAGTAGATAATTTTAGACCAACTAATAAACCAGTGTATGAGATTGCAAGTGCTGTCTATCGCGTTGAAAATGAGAAAATCGTTGAATACTGGATACAGATTGACCGTGAAGGAATTCGTATACAGTTGGAACGAAACAAAGAATTGTCCGTTCAATAA
- a CDS encoding thiol-disulfide oxidoreductase DCC family protein encodes MERIILFDGECNFCDQSVQFIIKKDPFGLFKFASLQSDIGKQLLNKYNAPSDIDSFVLIEDNNCYFKSSAALRVCKNLKGAWKLPYLLLVFPKPLRDYFYGIIAKNRYRWFGKKDSCMLPSPEVRKRFL; translated from the coding sequence ATGGAAAGAATTATTTTATTCGACGGTGAGTGCAACTTTTGTGACCAAAGCGTACAATTCATCATTAAAAAAGACCCATTTGGACTATTTAAGTTCGCTTCGTTACAAAGCGATATAGGAAAACAGTTATTGAATAAATATAATGCGCCAAGTGATATCGATAGTTTTGTTCTAATTGAAGATAACAATTGCTATTTTAAATCATCGGCAGCCCTTCGTGTTTGTAAAAACTTAAAAGGAGCGTGGAAGTTGCCTTATTTACTATTAGTTTTTCCAAAGCCTTTGAGAGATTACTTTTATGGCATTATAGCTAAAAATAGATATAGATGGTTCGGTAAAAAAGATAGTTGTATGTTGCCATCTCCAGAAGTAAGAAAACGTTTCTTATAA
- a CDS encoding GNAT family N-acetyltransferase: MNIRNAALTDASGIAKVHVDSWKTTYKNIMPDDFLQKLSYDQRTDSWNKNLSEEGTYVFVAENNEGEIIGFATCGKREENKIDSSGDLTSIYLLEEYQGNGIGKKLMEQLFNQFEKLGINRVFVEVLEDNKTRFFYEYYGAKLLKSEKIKIAGAELNLLVYEWNNINDVLTKF, from the coding sequence ATGAACATAAGAAACGCAGCTTTAACAGATGCAAGTGGAATTGCGAAAGTTCACGTCGATAGTTGGAAAACTACTTATAAAAACATTATGCCAGATGATTTTTTGCAGAAGTTATCTTACGACCAAAGAACTGATTCGTGGAATAAAAATCTATCTGAAGAGGGTACTTATGTTTTTGTAGCAGAAAATAATGAAGGAGAAATTATTGGATTCGCTACTTGTGGAAAAAGAGAAGAGAATAAAATCGATAGTTCAGGTGATTTAACATCAATCTATCTTCTAGAAGAATATCAAGGAAATGGTATCGGAAAGAAACTAATGGAACAACTTTTTAATCAATTTGAAAAGTTAGGTATTAATAGAGTGTTTGTTGAAGTATTAGAAGACAATAAAACACGTTTTTTCTATGAGTATTATGGTGCGAAATTATTGAAATCTGAAAAGATAAAAATCGCAGGTGCTGAATTAAATCTTCTGGTTTACGAATGGAATAATATTAACGATGTATTGACTAAATTCTAA
- a CDS encoding GNAT family N-acetyltransferase, translating into MEFVPIDISIHKDYVIPFRRDSFIVSFGTDKDFGDENKYLNWLQQQSSQNPKGFVLVVENDIPIGQLELTVKEYGGKVIGYVNLYYLIPEKRGEGLGSLLHTYTINFFENNNVSEYHLRVSPTNKQAIAFYKKNGMKQIKTEMDGKVVRMTGNI; encoded by the coding sequence ATGGAGTTTGTGCCAATTGATATTAGCATACACAAGGATTATGTTATTCCTTTTCGTAGAGATTCTTTCATAGTTAGTTTTGGTACGGATAAAGATTTTGGGGATGAAAACAAGTATCTAAATTGGTTGCAGCAACAGTCCTCACAAAACCCTAAGGGTTTTGTATTAGTTGTAGAAAACGATATTCCAATCGGTCAACTCGAACTAACTGTAAAGGAATATGGAGGGAAAGTAATTGGTTATGTCAATCTTTATTATCTTATCCCCGAAAAACGCGGAGAGGGTTTAGGTTCCCTTTTACACACTTATACAATTAACTTCTTTGAAAACAATAATGTTAGCGAATACCATCTTCGTGTTTCTCCAACGAATAAACAAGCCATTGCATTCTATAAGAAAAATGGAATGAAGCAGATAAAAACTGAGATGGATGGGAAAGTTGTTAGAATGACAGGAAATATTTAA